In Gemmobacter sp., the sequence CGAAAAGGGGGGGCCGGGCGACCAAAGGGGCCGTCTGATCGGCCGAACCAAGGGCGGCATGAACACCAAGCTGCACGCCGTCGCCGACGCCGACGGTCGGCCGATCCGCTTCTTCATGACCGCAGGCCAGGTCAGCGACTACACGGGTGCGGCGGCCCTGCTGGGCAGCCTGCCAAAGGCGGAGTGGTTGCTGGCCGACCGGGGCCATGACGCCGACTGGTTCAGGGAAGCGTTGAGAGACAAAGGGATAAAGCCCTGCATCCCCGGTGACCTGCCCCCCGGAAGTTCCCTCGCTGTGATGTAGGGTCTGCGCAACCTGAAAAGGAGCAGACGACATGAGGAAAAGCCGTTTCACCGAGGCGCAAATCATCGGGATGATCAAAGAGCAGGAGGCAGGTTTGCCGACCTCCGAGTTGTGTCGGAAGCACGGGCTGAGCCCCGCGACCTTCTACAAGCTGAAGGCCAAGTATGGCGGGATGGAGCTGTCCGACGCCAAGCGGCTGAAGCAGCTCGAGGATGAGAATGCGAAGCTCAAGCGCCTGCTGGCGGATACCATGCTCGACAATGTGGTTCTGAAGGATCTGCTGGGAAAACCCTGACGACGCCGATGCAACGGCGGGAGGCAGTGCTGCGGGCGCTGAAGGATCATCCGATCTCTCAACGCCGGGCCTGCGTCCTGATCGGTGTCGATCCGAAGACGGTGCGGCGCGAGAGGCCGCCCGATAACCCGGAAATCCGTGAGGAGATGCACAAGATCGCCGAGAAGCGTCGTTGCTTCGGGTATCGGCGCGTCGGCATCATGCTGGAGCGCAAGGGCATGATCATGAACGAAAAGAAGCTCTACCGGATTTACCGGGAAGAGGGCTTGTCGGTGCACCGACGACGGGGGCGCAAACGGGCGCGGGGCAGCCGCACGCCAATGCCGGTGCCGCTGCGGCCGAACCAGCGCTGGTCGCTGGACTTCCTGTCCGACACGTTCGGGACCTGCCGCAAGTTCCGCATCCTGGCCGTGAACGACGATTGCTGCCGCGAGAACCTCGCGCTGATCGCCGACACCAGCATCTCGGGGGCTCGGGTGGCGCGGGAACTGGATGCGCTGGTCAGGATTTACGGCAAGCCCGCTTGCATCGTCAGCGACAACGGGACCGAGTTCACCAGCAAGGCCATCCTGAAGTGGGCCAACGAGAACGGCGTCGAATGGCACTACATCGACCCGGGCAGGCCGCAGCAGAACGGCTTTATCGAGTCCTTCAATGGAAGCCTGCGCGACGAATGCCTCAATGAGGAAATCTTCGACAGCCTCGCCGATGCCCGCCGAAAGTTGGCGATCTGGCGCTATGACTACAACAACGTCAGGCCGCATTCATCGCTGGGTAACAGAACACCAGCAGAAGCGCGCCGGACGCTTGAGCACTCTGAGGGCTCCGCCCCCGGCGCGCTTGCCCAACCCGAAACCGACCACTATCAAACCCAAGGACTCTCGTTATGAACGAGGGACGACCGGGGGGCAGGTCACCGGCCGGAAGTCACGCGGCAAACCCGTCAAGCATGACAAGCGCCGCTACAAACGCCGTAACCGGATCGAGATCATGTTCGGGCGGCTCAAGGACTGGCGACGGGTCGCAACGCGATACGACCGGTGCCCGAAGGTCTTCCTATCCGCCATCGCCCTCGCCGCTACCGTCATGTTCTGGCTATGAAGCGAGAACGAGTCCTGACCCTAAAGGGAAGCTTTTGAGACTCAAGTTTAAGACAAATGACTGGAGTACGCATCCTCAAAAGCAGACACAGGCTGTGCCATTTGGAACGTCCACTCCGTCCCGCAGACCTGCCGCCCACCCCCACCCTACTTCTTATGCACCACCAACACCTGATCCCGGCGCTCTTTCTGATACAGCACCTGATGCAGGAACACGCCCGAGAAGTCGCCGCTCAGCGCGTCGAATTCGGCGGCCAGCGCGGGGTCGGCATGGGTAAACTTGCGGTCGTGCAGCCAGGACTGGAACAGCGCCGCGGTTTTCGTGATGCCGGGGCGTTCATAGGGTTCGGGCTGCCAGCGCAGATCCTCGATGATGTAGATCCCGCCAGACGCGAGTTTCGGGAACAGCTCCAGGAACGCATATTGCTGGTGGTGCGAGGCATGGCTCGCATCGTCGATGATCACGTCGAACGGCGCCTCGTCCTGAAACGCCGCCACGATATTCTCGCGCCGGTCCATGTCGCAGCGCTTGAAGGCAAAGCGCGGGTCGGAAAACCACGAGAAATCGGAAATATCCAGGCCGGTGATCTGCGCCTTGGGGAAATATTCCAGCCACATGCGGATGGATGGCAGGTCGGCGGTCTTGCGGTTGGCATCATGGCCCAGTTCGGGGCCACCGATCAGCAGGCCCATTTCCAGAAACCGGATCGCGCGGTCGCGCAGCGGGTTGAACAGCAGGTGATAAAGTTCGGTATAGCGGTGCTTCTTGCTGCCCTTGTCCGATCCGTAGGTATCGGCAAGTGTCGTCAGGTTGACGGAAGTGCTGGACATATGAACTGCCTGTCAGGGGGGCCAACCGCCCGGAAATGGATAATGCGGCAGTGCAGAGTGTGGCGAAGGATCCGTCGCGGCGCAATGGGTTCGCGGCGGTCAGCCGTTCGGCGTCATGGCCTTGCGGGGCTGCGCGCGTTCCAGCCCCAGCTTGCGTTCCCGCCAGATGATCAGGATGCCCGCCACCACCACCAGCCCGGCGCCTGCCAGCATGGTCAGGGTCGGGATCTCGTCGAACACCATGTAGCCGATCCCCAGCGCGAACAGCATCGAGGCATATTCGAACGGCGCCACCACCGAGGCATCGGCATGGCGATAGCTCGAGGTCAGGAAAATCTGCGCCACCCCGCCCAGGATTCCGGCGCAGATCAGCAGGGCCGCTTCGGCCAGGGTGGGAACGACCCAGCCAAAGGGCAGCGTCACCAGCGACAGCGCGGCCGCGTTGAACGAGAACCAGAAGACGATGGTTGCCGTGCGTTCGGTCTGGACGAGCTTGCGGATGAGGATCTGTGCAAGGGCGGTGAACACGGCGCCCCCCAGCGCCAGCGTGGCCCCCAGCGCCTGCGCATGGCTGGCCCCCGCCCCGATCGACAGCCGCGGCGACAGCACGATCAGCACCCCGACCAGCCCCAGCCCCACCGCGCCCAGCCGCCATGCCCCCACCTTCTCGCCCAGGAACATCGCGGCAAAGATGACCACCAGAAGCGGCGCGGCATAGCCAAGCGCCGTCACCTCGGGCAGCGGCAGAAAGCCCAGGCTGGCAAAGCCCAGCCCCATGGCCAGCGTGCCCACGAAGGCGCGCCACAGATGGCCCATCGGGTTCGCGGTGCCCACGCCCTCGTGCAGCTCGCGCCGCAGATACAGCCAGACGACGATGACCGGAATGGCAAAGAACGACCGGAAGAACACCGCCTCGCCCGGCGGAACGTGGTCCGAAGTCGATTTGATCAGCGACTGCATGCAGATGAAGATCAGCACCGAGGCGATCTTGAAGCCGATCCCGCGCAAGGGTTGCATGGCGCTGTCCCGTCCTGTTCCCGCCCTGCCTTCGCATTCCCGGCCGGCAGGCGCAAGGGTGGCGGCCGTTCCGGGGGGCATCGAGCCCCCCGGACCAGCGCTGCCGCGGAGGGTGGCACCGCCAGGTCATGGCCGCAGAGCGGCGCGCGGCGGTGGCCGGGGATGCCTCCGGCGGGGATATTTGGATCAGAGCGAAATGGCAAAGGATGGCGCGGGCCCTGCGCCCCATCATCTTGCCCCAAATACCCCCGCCGGAGGCCCGCCGCGCGGTACGCGCGGCGCCGGGCCCAAAGGGAACCCCTGCGCCTGCGCGGGGGTGACCTGCGGGAGCCGCCGCCCGACGGTGGTTTGCCGATCCTGCCGGCAGGCGCTAGGGTGGCGCCACCTTCTGACGGAGCCCCCCGCATGAAACTTGCCGCTGCCGCCTATCCGCTCGACTGGTTCGATGACTGGGCCGGCTACGAGGCGAAGCTGACCCGCTGGGTCGCCGAAGGCGCCGCGACGGGGGCCGATCTGCTGGTGTTCCCCGAATATGCCGCAATGGAACTGGCCAGCCTTGGCGGCCGGGCCGTGGCCGCCGATCTGCAAGGCGCGCTGGCCGAGGTGGCGGCGCACCGCCCTGCCGCCGATGCGCTGCACCGGCGTCTGGCCGCGCGGCACGGGCTGCACATTCTGGGCGGCTCGGGGCCGGTCTTCACGACCGACCGGCCGGTCAACCGCGCCACGCTCTATAGTCCCGCCGGGATCGTCGGCCATCAGGACAAGCAGATCATGACCCGGTTCGAGCGCGAGGACTGGGACGTCCGCCCCGGCAGCCCGCTGACCGTCATGGACACGCCCTTTGCCAGGCTGGGCGTGGTGATCTGCTATGACAGCGAATTCCCCCTGCTGTCGCGCGCCCTGTGCGCGGCGGGGGCGGATCTGCTGCTGGCACCCAGTTGCACCGAAACCTGGGCCGGGTTCATGCGCGCGCGCATCGGCAGCATGGCGCGCGCGCTGGAAAACCAGTGCCCGGTGGTGCAGGCCGCGCTGATCGGCAGCGCGCCCTGGTGCGCCGGCGTCGAGGAGAACCGCGGCGCCGCCGCCATCTATGGCCCGCCCGATGACGGCTGGCCCGACAACGGCATCCTCGCCGAGGGCGCCACCGACGTGCCGGGCTGGGTGGTGGCCCGGGTGGACCGCGCCCAGATCGCGCGGACGCGGGCCGATGGTGTGGTGCTGGGGCTGCGGCACTGGCCCGAACAGCTGGAGCGCGTGGCGCGCGGGGTGGAATCGGCCCGCTGATGCCCGGCGCCGGACCGGGGGCCCTGCGCCCCCCGGACCCCCCGCAGGATATTGAAAGGGGCAGATCAGGCGTGACCGCACGGCAAACCGCGTCCCGGCGCCTGTGCGGCGGGTGTTTCGCGGCCTTTACCCCTTGAAAATTCCGCCGCCCGCGCCCATTAGGTCGCATGTCTGCATTTCCCGCAGGCGTATTGATCGGAGTGACCATGGCCAAGGAAGAACTGCTCGAATTCCCCGGCGTCGTGAAGGAACTCCTGCCGAACACGACGTTCAAGGTCGAGCTGGACAACGGCCATGAACTGATCGCGACGATGGCAGGCAAGATGCGCAAGAACCGCATCCGTGTTCTGGCTGGCGACCGGGTTCAGGTGGAAATGACGCCCTATGATCTGACCAAGGGCCGGATCAACTATCGCTTCAAGTGATGCGGCTGATCCTCGGGTCGGCCAGCCCGCGCCGGAAGGAGCTTCTGGCGCAACTGGGCATCGTGCCCGATGCCATCCTGCCCCCCGACATCGACGAAACGCCGAAACGGGGCGAATTGCCGCGCCCCTATTGCGCGCGCATGGCGGCCGAAAAGGCCACTGCCGTGCAGGCCGGCGCCGATGACATCGTGCTGTGCGCCGATACCACGGTGGCGCTGGGGCGGCGCATTCTCGGCAAGCCCGCCGATGCCGGCGAGGCGGCGGCGTTCCTGACCAGCCTGGGCGGCCGGCGGCACGAGGTGATCACCGCCGTCGCCGTGCGCCGCGGCGCCCGCCTGTGGGCGCGTGAGGTGGTCTCGGTGGTCAAGTTCAAGCGGCTGTCGGATGCCGAGCTGAACGGCTATCTGGCCAGCGGTGAATGGCAGGGCAAGGCGGGCGGCTACGGCATTCAGGGTCTGGCCGGGGCCTTTGTGCCGTGGATGCAGGGCTCGTTCACCGGGGTGGTGGGCCTGCCGGTGGCGGAAACCGCGCAGCTGCTGCAATCGGCCGGCTGGCCGGTCTGGAGGATGGCATGAAAGGCCGCGTTGTGGTGCTGGACCGCTGGCAGGGCCGCGAGGTGGCGGCGCTGGTGGTGGATGGCCAGCTGGAAGACCTGCTGATCGACCCGGCGGGCGACGATCCGCTGCGCCCGGGTGCGATCCTGCGCGGGGTGGTGGACCGCCCGGTCAAGGGCCAGGGCGGCGTGTTCGTGAAGCTGCCCGACGGATCGGGCTTTCTGCGCCAGGTCTCGGGGCTGGCGCCCGGGCAACGGGTGATCGTGCAGGTCACCGGCGCGACCGAACCGGGCAAGGCGGCGCCGGTCTCGCTGCGGGTGCTGTTCAAGTCGCGCCATGCCATCGTCACCCCTGGCGCGCCAGGGCTGAACGTGTCGCGCCGGCTCCGGGACGAGGGGCTGCGCGACGATCTGCAAGCCCTTGCGACCAAGGCGATGCAGGGCGCGGCGGCTGATCACGGGCTGATCCTGCGGTCGGCCTGCGAGGCGGCCAGTGATGAGGAGATCGCCGAAGATATCCTGGCCATGCGCGATCTGGCAGCAGCCGTCATGGCCGATCTGTCGGGCGGCCCCGAACTGCTGGTCGAGGCGCCGGGCGCGCATGAAACGGCCTGGCGCGACTGGGCCGATCCGGCCCCGGACGAGGTGGACGACAGCGCGGGCGCCTTTGCCAGCCATGCCATCGACGATCTGGTCGATGCGCTGCGCAGCCCGGTCGTGGCCCTGCCCGCCGGTGCCTCGATGATCATCGAGCCGACCCGCGCGCTGCTGGCGGTGGATGTGAACACGGGCCCC encodes:
- a CDS encoding carbon-nitrogen hydrolase family protein; amino-acid sequence: MKLAAAAYPLDWFDDWAGYEAKLTRWVAEGAATGADLLVFPEYAAMELASLGGRAVAADLQGALAEVAAHRPAADALHRRLAARHGLHILGGSGPVFTTDRPVNRATLYSPAGIVGHQDKQIMTRFEREDWDVRPGSPLTVMDTPFARLGVVICYDSEFPLLSRALCAAGADLLLAPSCTETWAGFMRARIGSMARALENQCPVVQAALIGSAPWCAGVEENRGAAAIYGPPDDGWPDNGILAEGATDVPGWVVARVDRAQIARTRADGVVLGLRHWPEQLERVARGVESAR
- the infA gene encoding translation initiation factor IF-1, with the protein product MAKEELLEFPGVVKELLPNTTFKVELDNGHELIATMAGKMRKNRIRVLAGDRVQVEMTPYDLTKGRINYRFK
- a CDS encoding transposase, yielding MSTLRAPPPARLPNPKPTTIKPKDSRYERGTTGGQVTGRKSRGKPVKHDKRRYKRRNRIEIMFGRLKDWRRVATRYDRCPKVFLSAIALAATVMFWL
- a CDS encoding IS3 family transposase (programmed frameshift); this encodes MRKSRFTEAQIIGMIKEQEAGLPTSELCRKHGLSPATFYKLKAKYGGMELSDAKRLKQLEDENAKLKRLLADTMLDNVVLKDLLGKPLTTPMQRREAVLRALKDHPISQRRACVLIGVDPKTVRRERPPDNPEIREEMHKIAEKRRCFGYRRVGIMLERKGMIMNEKKLYRIYREEGLSVHRRRGRKRARGSRTPMPVPLRPNQRWSLDFLSDTFGTCRKFRILAVNDDCCRENLALIADTSISGARVARELDALVRIYGKPACIVSDNGTEFTSKAILKWANENGVEWHYIDPGRPQQNGFIESFNGSLRDECLNEEIFDSLADARRKLAIWRYDYNNVRPHSSLGNRTPAEARRTLEHSEGSAPGALAQPETDHYQTQGLSL
- a CDS encoding ribonuclease E/G, translating into MKGRVVVLDRWQGREVAALVVDGQLEDLLIDPAGDDPLRPGAILRGVVDRPVKGQGGVFVKLPDGSGFLRQVSGLAPGQRVIVQVTGATEPGKAAPVSLRVLFKSRHAIVTPGAPGLNVSRRLRDEGLRDDLQALATKAMQGAAADHGLILRSACEAASDEEIAEDILAMRDLAAAVMADLSGGPELLVEAPGAHETAWRDWADPAPDEVDDSAGAFASHAIDDLVDALRSPVVALPAGASMIIEPTRALLAVDVNTGPDTSLAAGLKANIAAARDLPRQLRLRGLGGQITVDFAPMPKKDRGTLEQVLRAAFKGEASETTLAGWTPLGCFELQRKRDRPPLDSLL
- a CDS encoding nucleoside triphosphate pyrophosphatase; this encodes MRLILGSASPRRKELLAQLGIVPDAILPPDIDETPKRGELPRPYCARMAAEKATAVQAGADDIVLCADTTVALGRRILGKPADAGEAAAFLTSLGGRRHEVITAVAVRRGARLWAREVVSVVKFKRLSDAELNGYLASGEWQGKAGGYGIQGLAGAFVPWMQGSFTGVVGLPVAETAQLLQSAGWPVWRMA
- a CDS encoding DMT family transporter, translating into MQPLRGIGFKIASVLIFICMQSLIKSTSDHVPPGEAVFFRSFFAIPVIVVWLYLRRELHEGVGTANPMGHLWRAFVGTLAMGLGFASLGFLPLPEVTALGYAAPLLVVIFAAMFLGEKVGAWRLGAVGLGLVGVLIVLSPRLSIGAGASHAQALGATLALGGAVFTALAQILIRKLVQTERTATIVFWFSFNAAALSLVTLPFGWVVPTLAEAALLICAGILGGVAQIFLTSSYRHADASVVAPFEYASMLFALGIGYMVFDEIPTLTMLAGAGLVVVAGILIIWRERKLGLERAQPRKAMTPNG